A single window of Pseudomonadota bacterium DNA harbors:
- a CDS encoding helix-turn-helix transcriptional regulator, whose product MTNIKKKFGAHLSQLRNKAGMTQAKLAEKTNLSVDLISRIERGERAPSLETIEKLSNALKIRLSELLNFDGEEVTVLSESPFESLELWKLLKGKRPKQIKKITEIAKIILE is encoded by the coding sequence ATGACAAATATCAAAAAGAAATTTGGTGCACACCTTTCTCAATTGCGCAATAAGGCAGGAATGACACAGGCAAAACTGGCAGAAAAAACAAATCTTAGTGTTGACCTGATAAGCCGAATAGAAAGAGGTGAACGCGCACCCTCCTTAGAAACTATTGAAAAGCTATCGAATGCTTTAAAAATAAGATTGTCAGAATTGCTTAATTTTGACGGGGAAGAAGTTACAGTATTATCGGAAAGTCCTTTTGAATCTCTGGAATTGTGGAAACTACTGAAAGGTAAACGGCCTAAGCAGATTAAGAAAATAACTGAAATTGCCAAGATCATACTGGAATGA
- a CDS encoding 16S rRNA (uracil(1498)-N(3))-methyltransferase: MRLFYIEQSELAGTNPSIRGVDARHIINVLRLKPGDSIELFDESGIKYEARIVAVSSAKVDVNIVGQCNHVVESFLEIVVAQSFLKEGKMDNLIRQLTELGITKWIPFISERSVSRPDDKRLSNRTKRWEAIAKEATKQCKRAKSPKIGKTVSFKEILESEPGFDLKIIFWENEKNLLEIKDLGGKHGVINKILVMLGPEGGFTTNEVEKAKESGFLTAGLGPRILRAETASLSACTLIQFLFGDMGQKVLDKNASLK, encoded by the coding sequence ATGAGACTTTTTTATATTGAACAATCCGAGCTTGCAGGTACAAATCCCTCAATAAGAGGTGTTGATGCAAGACATATTATAAATGTACTTCGATTAAAACCCGGAGACAGTATAGAGCTTTTTGATGAATCGGGTATAAAATATGAAGCAAGGATTGTTGCTGTCTCTTCTGCAAAAGTTGATGTAAATATTGTAGGACAATGCAATCATGTTGTTGAATCGTTTCTTGAGATAGTTGTAGCCCAATCCTTTCTTAAAGAAGGCAAAATGGATAATCTTATCCGGCAACTCACAGAACTTGGCATTACAAAATGGATACCATTCATATCGGAACGCTCTGTTTCAAGACCGGATGACAAACGCCTTTCTAATCGTACAAAACGATGGGAAGCCATAGCAAAAGAAGCGACCAAGCAGTGCAAACGGGCCAAAAGCCCCAAAATAGGAAAAACTGTTTCCTTTAAAGAAATTTTAGAATCTGAGCCAGGATTCGATCTTAAAATAATATTCTGGGAAAATGAAAAAAACCTTCTTGAGATAAAAGACCTTGGTGGCAAACATGGGGTTATAAACAAAATCCTTGTAATGCTTGGGCCTGAAGGGGGTTTTACAACAAATGAAGTCGAAAAAGCCAAAGAAAGCGGTTTTTTAACAGCCGGTCTTGGCCCCCGAATCTTAAGAGCGGAAACCGCTAGCCTATCTGCATGCACTCTTATCCAGTTTCTTTTTGGTGATATGGGGCAAAAAGTCCTTGACAAGAATGCAAGCTTAAAATAA